A genomic region of Falco rusticolus isolate bFalRus1 chromosome 20, bFalRus1.pri, whole genome shotgun sequence contains the following coding sequences:
- the TIA1 gene encoding nucleolysin TIA-1 isoform X1 — MEDEMPKTLYVGNLSRDVTEALILQLFSQIGPCKNCKMIMDTAGNDPYCFVEFYEHRHAAAALAAMNGRKIMGKEVKVNWATTPSSQKKDTSSSTVVNTQRSQDHFHVFVGDLSPEITTEDIKAAFAPFGRISDARVVKDMATGKSKGYGFVSFFNKWDAENAIQQMGGQWLGGRQIRTNWATRKPPAPKSTYESNAKQLSYDDVVNQSSPSNCTVYCGGVTSGLTEQLMRQTFSPFGQIMEVRVFPDKGYSFVRFNSHESAAHAIVSVNGTTIEGHVVKCYWGKETPDMISPVQQNQISYPPAYGQWGQWYGSAQIGQYVPNGWQVPAYGMYGQAWNQQGFNQTQSSAAWMGASYGVQPPQGQNGSVITNQTGYRVAGFETP; from the exons aTGGAGGATGAAATGCCCAAGACCCT ATACGTGGGGAACCTGTCAAGAGATGTGACCGAAGCTCTAATCCTCCAGCTGTTCAGCCAGATCGGACCCTGCAAAAACTGCAAAATGATAATGGAT ACAGCTGGAAACGATCCGTACTGTTTTGTGGAGTTCTATGAGCACCGGCACGCGGCTGCAGCGCTGGCTGCTATGAATGGCCGGAAGATAATGGGTAAG GAGGTCAAAGTGAACTGGGCGACGACCCCCAGCAGCCAGAAGAAAGATACCAGCA GTAGTACCGTTGTCAACACACAGCGTTCACAAG aCCATTTCCATGTCTTTGTCGGAGACCTCAGTCCAGAAATTACAACTGAAGATATAAAAGCCGCTTTTGCACCATTTGGAAGAATATC AGACGCGCGTGTGGTTAAGGACATGGCGACGGGCAAATCTAAAGGATACGGCTTCGTTTCCTTCTTCAATAAATGG GACGCAGAGAACGCTATCCAGCAGATGGGCGGCCAGTGGCTTGGTGGAAGGCAAATCAGAACGAACTGGGCGACGAGAAAACCTCCGGCTCCAAAGAGTACATACGAAT ccaacGCCAAACAACTGTCTTACGACGATGTGGTCAATCAGTCCAGCCCCAGCAACTGCACCGTGTACTGCGGAGGGGTGACTTCGGGACTGACAG AACAGCTCATGCGCCAGACCTTTTCTCCCTTCGGGCAGATAATGGAAGTTCGAGTCTTCCCAGATAAAGGCTACTCCTTTGTACG GTTTAATTCCCACGAGAGTGCCGCACACGCTATTGTGTCCGTCAACGGGACGACTATCGAGGGACACGTGGTGAAGTGCTACTGGGGCAAGGAGACACCGGACATGATCAGCCCGGTCCAGCAG AACCAGATCAGCTACCCGCCGGCCTACGGGCAGTGGGGGCAGTGGTACGGCAGCGCCCAGATCGGTCAGTACGTGCCCAACGGCTGGCAGGTCCCCGCCTACGGGATGTACGGGCAAGCGTGGAACCAGCAGGGCTTTAA CCAGACGCAGTCCTCGGCAGCATGGATGGGTGCCAGCTACGGCGTGCAGCCGCCGCAGGGGCAGAACGGCAGCGTGATAACCAACCAAACGGGATACCGCGTGGCGGGCTTCGAAACGCCGTGA
- the TIA1 gene encoding nucleolysin TIA-1 isoform X4, with amino-acid sequence MEDEMPKTLYVGNLSRDVTEALILQLFSQIGPCKNCKMIMDTAGNDPYCFVEFYEHRHAAAALAAMNGRKIMGKEVKVNWATTPSSQKKDTSSSTVVNTQRSQDHFHVFVGDLSPEITTEDIKAAFAPFGRISVALKNGQNCHG; translated from the exons aTGGAGGATGAAATGCCCAAGACCCT ATACGTGGGGAACCTGTCAAGAGATGTGACCGAAGCTCTAATCCTCCAGCTGTTCAGCCAGATCGGACCCTGCAAAAACTGCAAAATGATAATGGAT ACAGCTGGAAACGATCCGTACTGTTTTGTGGAGTTCTATGAGCACCGGCACGCGGCTGCAGCGCTGGCTGCTATGAATGGCCGGAAGATAATGGGTAAG GAGGTCAAAGTGAACTGGGCGACGACCCCCAGCAGCCAGAAGAAAGATACCAGCA GTAGTACCGTTGTCAACACACAGCGTTCACAAG aCCATTTCCATGTCTTTGTCGGAGACCTCAGTCCAGAAATTACAACTGAAGATATAAAAGCCGCTTTTGCACCATTTGGAAGAATATC AGTGGCTCTGAAGAATGGACAGAATTGCCATGGCTAA
- the TIA1 gene encoding nucleolysin TIA-1 isoform X2 — protein sequence MEDEMPKTLYVGNLSRDVTEALILQLFSQIGPCKNCKMIMDTAGNDPYCFVEFYEHRHAAAALAAMNGRKIMGKEVKVNWATTPSSQKKDTSNHFHVFVGDLSPEITTEDIKAAFAPFGRISDARVVKDMATGKSKGYGFVSFFNKWDAENAIQQMGGQWLGGRQIRTNWATRKPPAPKSTYESNAKQLSYDDVVNQSSPSNCTVYCGGVTSGLTEQLMRQTFSPFGQIMEVRVFPDKGYSFVRFNSHESAAHAIVSVNGTTIEGHVVKCYWGKETPDMISPVQQNQISYPPAYGQWGQWYGSAQIGQYVPNGWQVPAYGMYGQAWNQQGFNQTQSSAAWMGASYGVQPPQGQNGSVITNQTGYRVAGFETP from the exons aTGGAGGATGAAATGCCCAAGACCCT ATACGTGGGGAACCTGTCAAGAGATGTGACCGAAGCTCTAATCCTCCAGCTGTTCAGCCAGATCGGACCCTGCAAAAACTGCAAAATGATAATGGAT ACAGCTGGAAACGATCCGTACTGTTTTGTGGAGTTCTATGAGCACCGGCACGCGGCTGCAGCGCTGGCTGCTATGAATGGCCGGAAGATAATGGGTAAG GAGGTCAAAGTGAACTGGGCGACGACCCCCAGCAGCCAGAAGAAAGATACCAGCA aCCATTTCCATGTCTTTGTCGGAGACCTCAGTCCAGAAATTACAACTGAAGATATAAAAGCCGCTTTTGCACCATTTGGAAGAATATC AGACGCGCGTGTGGTTAAGGACATGGCGACGGGCAAATCTAAAGGATACGGCTTCGTTTCCTTCTTCAATAAATGG GACGCAGAGAACGCTATCCAGCAGATGGGCGGCCAGTGGCTTGGTGGAAGGCAAATCAGAACGAACTGGGCGACGAGAAAACCTCCGGCTCCAAAGAGTACATACGAAT ccaacGCCAAACAACTGTCTTACGACGATGTGGTCAATCAGTCCAGCCCCAGCAACTGCACCGTGTACTGCGGAGGGGTGACTTCGGGACTGACAG AACAGCTCATGCGCCAGACCTTTTCTCCCTTCGGGCAGATAATGGAAGTTCGAGTCTTCCCAGATAAAGGCTACTCCTTTGTACG GTTTAATTCCCACGAGAGTGCCGCACACGCTATTGTGTCCGTCAACGGGACGACTATCGAGGGACACGTGGTGAAGTGCTACTGGGGCAAGGAGACACCGGACATGATCAGCCCGGTCCAGCAG AACCAGATCAGCTACCCGCCGGCCTACGGGCAGTGGGGGCAGTGGTACGGCAGCGCCCAGATCGGTCAGTACGTGCCCAACGGCTGGCAGGTCCCCGCCTACGGGATGTACGGGCAAGCGTGGAACCAGCAGGGCTTTAA CCAGACGCAGTCCTCGGCAGCATGGATGGGTGCCAGCTACGGCGTGCAGCCGCCGCAGGGGCAGAACGGCAGCGTGATAACCAACCAAACGGGATACCGCGTGGCGGGCTTCGAAACGCCGTGA
- the TIA1 gene encoding nucleolysin TIA-1 isoform X3: MATGKSKGYGFVSFFNKWDAENAIQQMGGQWLGGRQIRTNWATRKPPAPKSTYESNAKQLSYDDVVNQSSPSNCTVYCGGVTSGLTEQLMRQTFSPFGQIMEVRVFPDKGYSFVRFNSHESAAHAIVSVNGTTIEGHVVKCYWGKETPDMISPVQQNQISYPPAYGQWGQWYGSAQIGQYVPNGWQVPAYGMYGQAWNQQGFNQTQSSAAWMGASYGVQPPQGQNGSVITNQTGYRVAGFETP; the protein is encoded by the exons ATGGCGACGGGCAAATCTAAAGGATACGGCTTCGTTTCCTTCTTCAATAAATGG GACGCAGAGAACGCTATCCAGCAGATGGGCGGCCAGTGGCTTGGTGGAAGGCAAATCAGAACGAACTGGGCGACGAGAAAACCTCCGGCTCCAAAGAGTACATACGAAT ccaacGCCAAACAACTGTCTTACGACGATGTGGTCAATCAGTCCAGCCCCAGCAACTGCACCGTGTACTGCGGAGGGGTGACTTCGGGACTGACAG AACAGCTCATGCGCCAGACCTTTTCTCCCTTCGGGCAGATAATGGAAGTTCGAGTCTTCCCAGATAAAGGCTACTCCTTTGTACG GTTTAATTCCCACGAGAGTGCCGCACACGCTATTGTGTCCGTCAACGGGACGACTATCGAGGGACACGTGGTGAAGTGCTACTGGGGCAAGGAGACACCGGACATGATCAGCCCGGTCCAGCAG AACCAGATCAGCTACCCGCCGGCCTACGGGCAGTGGGGGCAGTGGTACGGCAGCGCCCAGATCGGTCAGTACGTGCCCAACGGCTGGCAGGTCCCCGCCTACGGGATGTACGGGCAAGCGTGGAACCAGCAGGGCTTTAA CCAGACGCAGTCCTCGGCAGCATGGATGGGTGCCAGCTACGGCGTGCAGCCGCCGCAGGGGCAGAACGGCAGCGTGATAACCAACCAAACGGGATACCGCGTGGCGGGCTTCGAAACGCCGTGA